One stretch of Pedobacter riviphilus DNA includes these proteins:
- a CDS encoding bacteriocin produces MKSLELKNLGVKEMNTTEMSQVEGGGIINNTLNELLTSLAGTLNAVGADTSAFLSKTVTNVLKLVWSL; encoded by the coding sequence ATGAAAAGTTTAGAATTAAAAAATCTTGGTGTTAAAGAAATGAACACAACTGAAATGTCTCAAGTTGAAGGTGGTGGTATTATTAATAATACATTAAACGAACTTTTAACTTCTCTTGCAGGAACTTTAAATGCAGTTGGTGCAGACACTTCAGCATTTTTAAGCAAAACAGTAACCAATGTTTTGAAACTTGTTTGGAGTCTATAA